From Diadema setosum chromosome 5, eeDiaSeto1, whole genome shotgun sequence, the proteins below share one genomic window:
- the LOC140228412 gene encoding uncharacterized protein codes for MCQSSTTQHVQHPILVTSSVKTTLDLFFRVQKYPSESEVIVTAINAYDTIQVILHHGLHVVPLDIDKDTLSPNIEALRHVINENTVALFVSHLYGRLSDLTQIADIAHEHGVHLLEDCSQACTSPVDSANPESDLAFFSFDTIHPCTAHGGAITRVKDKYLLAKMKELHETYPVGSEVKYVENILKTSVVALTLNHPRFTKLTMLLLRPFKVDLKEKANSFLTAPPPAGLLRLLREQPPTALLFLLHRRLKNFNPTDFDKSRETGDYVTERMPQVAGQIGMKALVRGYWLYPILVNDPDEVVRRLNLLGIGAARQVTQLTLITAPATQSSVSDSVEPPLMGVDSSQCPLTTATFIIDHVVYLPVHKRVARHHLEQVCLAVEIVVNKLAILKRYRARLQDAASSTRGSHEVSNSGPYGPVASRKTKDSNRRRTVSFNPSVKMFAQVPASQTEGPKST; via the exons ATGTGCCAGTCGTCTACGACGCAGCATGTTCAACACCCAATTCTTGTGACGTCATCCGTAAAAACAACGTTGGACCTTTTCTTCCGAGTCCAGAAGTACCCCTCTGAGTCGGAGGTTATCGTCACTGCTATCAACGCGTACGATACGATTCAAGTCATCCTCCACCATGGGCTACACGTGGTTCCGCTGGACATCGATAAAGATACACTCTCCCCTAACATAGAGGCATTGCGTCACGTGATCAACGAAAACACAGTGGCCCTTTTTGTGTCGCACCTGTACGGGCGGTTGTCCGACCTGACCCAGATCGCCGACATTGCTCACGAGCACGGGGTTCATTTATTGGAGGACTGTTCCCAAGCCTGCACCAGCCCCGTGGATAGCGCCAACCCCGAGTCTGATCTGGCCTTCTTCAGTTTTGACACCATTCACCCCTGTACGGCACATGGCGGCGCCATAACCAGAGTCAAGGACAAATATCTCCTAGCCAAAATGAAGGAACTGCACGAGACCTATCCAGTCGGCTCTGAAGTGAAGTATGTGGAGAACATACTGAAAACTTCCGTGGTGGCACTGACTCTCAACCATCCGCGGTTCACCAAACTTACCATGTTGTTGTTGAGACCCTTCAAGGTTGACCTCAAGGAGAAGGCAAATTCCTTCCTAACAGCGCCCCCACCGGCTGGATTGTTACGTCTTCTTCGAGAACAACCTCCAACGGCATTGCTGTTCCTGCTACACAGACG GTTGAAAAATTTCAATCCAACCGATTTCGACAAGTCACGAGAGACAGGGGACTACGTGACGGAGAGGATGCCTCAGGTTGCGGGGCAGATTGGCATGAAGGCCTTGGTGAGAGGTTACTGGCTCTATCCTATTCTCGTG AATGATCCGGACGAAGTTGTACGTCGCTTAAATCTTCTGGGGATCGGGGCAGCGAGGCAAGTAACTCAGTTGACCCTAATCACGGCTCCTGCAACACAAAGTTCCGTGTCTGACTCGGTTGAACCTCCTCTCATGGGAGTAGATTCCAGCCAATGTCCACTCACCACCGCCACCTTCATCATTGACCACGTCGTCTACCTTCCCGTCCACAAGCGCGTCGCGCGACATCACCTTGAGCAGGTCTGCCTCGCCGTTGAGATCGTTGTCAACAAGCTGGCCATACTAAAACGCTACCGAGCTAGACTACAGGACGCCGCCTCGTCAACGAGAGGATCGCACGAAGTCTCAAACTCTGGTCCGTATGGTCCAGTCGCCTCTCGGAAGACCAAGGACTCCAATCGTAGACGCACTGTTTCCTTCAATCCCAGCGTCAAGATGTTCGCCCAAGTACCAGCTTCCCAAACAGAAGGACCCAAGTCAACATAA